The following proteins come from a genomic window of Scomber japonicus isolate fScoJap1 chromosome 4, fScoJap1.pri, whole genome shotgun sequence:
- the LOC128356782 gene encoding tyrosine-protein kinase Srms-like, giving the protein MESCCRSCMPCLHRLWNWVWPEFRYPNVPNNNHIRTVSGDIRVPSPKKRPVQLYAALFDFEARSDDELTVKEGDKLSVIEKRGEYVLAKKLTGSLESGLVPANYVALLQDEFAKHK; this is encoded by the exons ATGGAGAGTTGCTGTCGGTCCTGTATGCCATGTCTACACCGGCTCTGGAACTGGGTATGGCCGGAGTTCAGATACCCAAACGTGCCCAACAACAACCAT ATACGCACCGTGTCCGGAGACATCCGCGTGCCCTCTCCCAAAAAGCGTCCGGTGCAGCTTTACGCGGCTCTGTTTGACTTCGAGGCCCGCAGCGACGACGAGCTGACGGTGAAAGAAGGAGACAAGCTGTCGGTgatagagaagagaggagagtaCGTGCTGGCTAAAAAGCTGACCGGGTCTCTGGAGTCTGGACTGGTTCCGGCTAACTACGTGGCTCTGCTGCAGGACGAGTTTGCCAAACACAAGTAG